Proteins from one Burkholderia oklahomensis C6786 genomic window:
- a CDS encoding class I SAM-dependent methyltransferase: protein MTDVIEFAGNRSTHYKDALSLYPDAWRQDIECMRRFLRPSPGEKILEIGGGSGYFSRAISAALGPSGRLVVTDPSIEQLDALRGAPDSNIRVVQQAADALHLDTRDFDAVWSRGAIHHVTDKTSAFAACARHVRPGARLVIYDIFAGTPLARYFDGFIAKSCSTGHEVAFLSEEFAKTLCALTGWSEPRFCEVTVPWEFDSRKAIGHFLRLLFSATDAYSDADCLAAAETFLSVSTTRAGHALMWPMTVMVAQRLA from the coding sequence ATGACGGACGTAATCGAATTCGCCGGCAATCGCTCGACGCACTACAAGGACGCGCTGTCGCTCTATCCCGACGCGTGGCGGCAGGACATCGAATGCATGCGCCGCTTCCTGCGGCCGTCTCCGGGCGAGAAGATTCTCGAGATCGGCGGCGGCAGCGGCTATTTCAGCCGTGCGATCTCGGCCGCGCTCGGACCGTCCGGGCGTCTCGTCGTGACCGATCCGTCGATCGAGCAGCTCGACGCGCTGCGCGGGGCGCCCGATTCGAACATCCGCGTCGTCCAGCAGGCGGCCGACGCGCTGCATCTCGACACGCGCGATTTCGACGCGGTCTGGAGCCGCGGCGCGATCCATCACGTGACCGACAAGACGTCGGCGTTCGCCGCCTGTGCGCGTCACGTGCGTCCCGGCGCGCGCCTCGTGATCTACGACATCTTCGCGGGCACGCCGCTCGCGCGCTACTTCGACGGCTTCATCGCGAAAAGCTGCTCGACGGGACATGAAGTCGCGTTCCTGTCCGAGGAATTCGCGAAGACGCTGTGCGCACTGACCGGGTGGAGCGAGCCGCGTTTTTGCGAGGTGACGGTGCCGTGGGAATTCGACAGCCGCAAGGCGATCGGCCATTTCCTGCGGCTGCTCTTTTCGGCGACCGACGCGTATTCCGACGCCGATTGTCTGGCCGCGGCCGAGACGTTCCTGAGCGTCAGCACGACGCGCGCCGGCCATGCGCTGATGTGGCCGATGACCGTGATGGTCGCGCAGCGGCTCGCTTGA